A DNA window from Trichosurus vulpecula isolate mTriVul1 chromosome 2, mTriVul1.pri, whole genome shotgun sequence contains the following coding sequences:
- the LOC118835665 gene encoding LOW QUALITY PROTEIN: U1 small nuclear ribonucleoprotein C-like (The sequence of the model RefSeq protein was modified relative to this genomic sequence to represent the inferred CDS: inserted 2 bases in 1 codon; substituted 1 base at 1 genomic stop codon), with protein sequence MPKFYCDYCDTYLTHDSPSVRKTHCSRRKHKGNVKDYNQKWMEKQAQSLMDKTTTALYQGRIPPNLSSAPTLGGLXDPTSSPXHAAPPPGMVPMMPGPPMFRPLPHPMMVPTHPAMPRPDR encoded by the exons ATGCCAAAGTTTTACTGTGATTACTGCGATACATACCTCACTCATGATTCTCCATCTGTGAGGAAGACACACTGCAGCAGGAGGAAGCACAAAGGGAATGTGAAAGACTATAATCAAAAATGGATGGAAAAACAAGCCCAGAGCTTGATGGATAAAACAACCACTGCATTGTACCAAGGAAGAATTCCTCCCAACCTGTCCTCTGCTCCTACACTAGGAGGCCT TGATCCCACCTCTTCACCCTAACATGCTGCCCCCCCTCCTGGAATGGTGCCTATGATGCCTGGCCCTCCAATGTTTAGGCCCCTTCCTCATCCCATGATGGTGCCCACTCACCCAGCAATGCCCAGACCAGACagataa